In one Bacillus thuringiensis genomic region, the following are encoded:
- a CDS encoding SgrR family transcriptional regulator: MIEGSVYMKIMDYYIRLRLHAQDQQHIRNSLQELADVLYCSTKNVKILLKKMSEEQLISWTPGRGRGNKTEILFSHNFVEAIESYADELLAKEKLKDVFLLLKGPLPLALQKKIENKLHHHFGYEPSNDMYDILKIPISRKIFPLDPAFVAVTTESHLTSQIFDTLVVYNDVTEKMEPHIAHTWELSEDGLTWTFYLRKDVYFHNETVLTSKDVQFSFERLKQVHSPFDWLTEEIVQIETPSTLQIQFHLAKPNLFFLHYVSSMQLAILPRDASIQNNHYIGTGPFKLAHYSEDNIVLEAFTHYFKERALLDRIEFWGIPDHVQIDADYELPNEEENERHDIQIEEIGCIYAGFNFTKPGPHHDIYFRKAWRELYDVEMILRNIEGRRTIAASSFFPDRSRQATKRSYSLEKAKEYLKKSTYNGETIHIYFFAFKDSANDAYFLKERCEQLGIHVELHPFLVSDYMDRSIDTHADIIFMGEVFAADHELAFLNVFKNKSCFVNRFMDPHYEKQINCLLDTFLLEANKEERYELMYEIEEFLQVEHIILFNYHVLKRKTYPSSLKNVTIDSFGWANFAKLWIQPSMY, translated from the coding sequence ATGATAGAAGGAAGTGTATATATGAAAATTATGGACTATTACATTCGATTAAGATTACATGCACAAGATCAACAACATATACGAAATAGCTTACAAGAATTAGCAGATGTTTTATATTGCAGTACGAAAAACGTAAAGATTTTATTAAAGAAAATGAGCGAGGAGCAATTAATTAGCTGGACTCCAGGACGAGGACGCGGAAATAAAACGGAAATTCTATTTTCACATAATTTCGTAGAAGCGATTGAATCCTATGCAGATGAACTGTTAGCGAAAGAAAAATTAAAAGACGTTTTTCTTCTTTTAAAAGGCCCCCTCCCCCTTGCACTTCAAAAAAAGATAGAAAATAAACTACATCATCATTTTGGATACGAACCTTCAAATGATATGTACGACATATTAAAGATTCCTATATCGAGAAAGATATTTCCATTAGATCCAGCTTTTGTAGCTGTAACTACAGAAAGCCATCTTACGAGTCAAATTTTTGATACGTTAGTCGTTTATAACGATGTTACTGAAAAAATGGAACCACACATTGCGCATACGTGGGAATTAAGTGAAGACGGGCTTACATGGACTTTTTATTTACGAAAGGATGTATATTTTCATAACGAAACAGTTTTAACTTCTAAAGATGTACAATTTTCATTTGAACGATTAAAGCAAGTTCACTCTCCTTTCGATTGGTTAACAGAAGAAATTGTTCAAATTGAAACACCATCAACACTGCAAATTCAATTCCATTTAGCAAAACCAAATCTATTTTTCTTACACTATGTAAGTTCAATGCAGCTCGCAATTTTACCGCGTGATGCTAGTATTCAAAATAATCATTATATAGGTACTGGACCTTTCAAACTTGCTCATTACTCTGAAGATAATATCGTACTCGAAGCGTTCACCCATTATTTTAAAGAGCGCGCGTTATTAGACCGTATTGAATTTTGGGGTATTCCTGACCATGTGCAAATAGATGCTGATTATGAACTACCAAACGAAGAGGAAAATGAAAGGCATGATATACAAATAGAAGAAATAGGCTGTATTTATGCTGGCTTCAACTTTACAAAACCTGGTCCTCATCACGACATTTACTTTCGAAAAGCTTGGAGAGAACTATATGATGTTGAAATGATACTTCGTAACATAGAGGGTAGACGAACAATTGCTGCATCAAGCTTCTTCCCTGATAGAAGCCGCCAAGCTACTAAAAGGTCCTACTCTTTAGAAAAAGCGAAAGAGTATTTAAAAAAGAGCACCTATAACGGAGAAACGATTCATATTTATTTCTTCGCATTTAAAGACAGTGCAAATGACGCATATTTCCTAAAAGAACGTTGCGAACAATTAGGCATACATGTAGAACTTCACCCATTTCTCGTTTCAGATTATATGGATCGTTCTATCGATACACATGCCGATATTATTTTCATGGGAGAAGTATTTGCTGCTGACCATGAACTCGCATTCTTAAATGTGTTTAAAAATAAAAGTTGCTTCGTAAATCGGTTCATGGATCCGCACTATGAAAAACAAATTAACTGTTTACTTGATACATTTTTATTAGAGGCAAATAAAGAAGAACGCTATGAGCTCATGTATGAAATCGAAGAATTTTTACAAGTAGAGCACATCATTTTATTTAACTATCACGTTTTAAAAAGAAAAACATACCCTTCTTCTTTAAAAAACGTAACAATTGATTCATTCGGCTGGGCAAATTTTGCGAAGTTATGGATACAGCCATCCATGTATTAA
- a CDS encoding MDR family MFS transporter: MGFWSMHRNIKIRIITSFLTRTVSTMIFPFMAIYFSIKLGSAIAGALLLINVIASLVIGLYGGYVGDRLGRKKVMIIGQSIQVISIACMGVANSDYIDSPWLTFVFMLVNSLGSGLMNPATEAMLIDVSTPENRKVMYSISYWAINLSIAIGAIFGGLLFENYRLQLFIVLTLVAIMTLYVMAVYMEEVYVARKTVEKKNVLKDMVDSYKVVMKDKAFLIFCAASICTLSLEFQINNYLGVRLQKEFETVHFLFGDGFTFDLTGIRMLSWISAENTILVVLCSALLIKMLKSFNDLKILYVGLFIYTIGFTILGTSNSLWILLIAGLFQTVGEMMYVPVRQSIMADIVPNEARGSYMAINGMVFQVAKMNGALGVMLGSFLASWGMSALYFIVGMSSILLFMKAIGREKYEGEASQIG, encoded by the coding sequence ATGGGATTTTGGAGTATGCATCGAAATATAAAAATTAGAATTATAACATCATTTTTAACACGTACTGTGTCCACGATGATTTTTCCATTTATGGCGATTTATTTTTCAATAAAGTTAGGTAGTGCGATTGCTGGTGCGTTACTACTCATTAATGTCATAGCTTCATTAGTAATTGGTTTATACGGTGGATATGTTGGAGACCGGCTTGGGCGTAAAAAGGTTATGATTATCGGTCAAAGTATACAAGTCATTTCCATTGCTTGTATGGGAGTTGCGAATTCGGATTACATTGACTCACCATGGCTAACATTTGTGTTTATGTTAGTGAATAGTTTAGGGTCTGGACTTATGAATCCTGCGACAGAGGCGATGTTAATTGATGTGAGTACACCTGAAAATCGAAAAGTGATGTACAGCATTAGTTACTGGGCTATTAATTTATCGATTGCCATTGGAGCGATATTTGGAGGATTACTATTTGAAAACTATAGACTACAATTGTTTATCGTATTAACGCTTGTTGCCATTATGACTTTATATGTGATGGCTGTGTATATGGAAGAAGTGTATGTAGCACGAAAAACGGTGGAGAAGAAAAATGTATTAAAAGATATGGTAGATAGTTATAAAGTCGTGATGAAAGATAAAGCATTTTTAATTTTTTGTGCAGCGAGTATATGTACATTATCGTTAGAGTTTCAAATTAATAATTATTTAGGGGTACGTTTGCAGAAGGAATTTGAAACGGTGCACTTTTTATTCGGGGATGGTTTTACGTTTGATTTAACAGGTATTCGCATGTTGAGCTGGATTTCTGCAGAGAATACAATTTTAGTTGTGTTATGTTCAGCACTTCTTATTAAAATGCTGAAAAGCTTCAATGATTTGAAAATCTTATATGTAGGCTTATTCATTTACACGATTGGATTTACAATACTCGGAACAAGCAATAGTTTATGGATTTTATTAATTGCAGGGCTGTTCCAAACGGTAGGGGAGATGATGTATGTGCCAGTACGTCAATCTATTATGGCAGATATAGTGCCAAATGAGGCAAGAGGCTCATACATGGCGATTAACGGAATGGTCTTTCAAGTGGCAAAAATGAACGGAGCATTAGGTGTTATGCTAGGTTCATTTCTTGCATCTTGGGGCATGAGTGCTCTGTACTTTATCGTGGGTATGAGCAGTATTTTATTATTTATGAAGGCGATTGGGAGAGAGAAGTATGAGGGGGAGGCTTCTCAGATTGGATAA